The Spirosoma linguale DSM 74 genome segment CCTTCTCAGGCGTCAGCTCCTTTCTGGATTTCGCGTTAGCTCCCTAGAAGCCGTTTTTTTTTACAACACAACTTTTGTGTATTTGTAATATTTGTTCTATTTGAGGAGGCCGTAACAACCTGTAAATCATTAAATTAAAGGCTGAAAAAGAAACGTTTGGTGTGTGAAAAGAAACGTTTGGTGTGTGAAAAGAAACGTTTGGTGTGTGAAAAGAAACGTTTGGTGTGTGAAAAAGAAACGTTTGGTGTGTGAAAAGAAACAGTATATCTAAACTGTTTTATAATTTAGTTATTATTGCCAATAAATCGTTAAAATAATGGAAACCACTGTACAGGTAAGACAGCATAATGCCATTACAAATGCCCGCTATGAGTACTCAGAGCTACAGTTAGATATCTTCCTGTACTTGCTATCAAAGCTTCGTAAGAACCAGCCAGATGGCGTTTATGAAGTATCAGTGATTGAGATGAGTAAGCTAACAGGGAAAAAGTATGACTACCAAAAATTGCGCTCAGCTACCGAAGGTATGGGGAGCCGCATGTTTGAAATACCCAATGAGACTGACAAGAAGGGGCGGCAAGTATGGCGACAAATGTGGATGTTTGATAGAGTTGATTACGTTCATGGAACGGGAGTTATTGAGGTTGAATTCACTCGGACCATTCAACCTTACTTATTTGATTTGAAGGCTACTTTCACCTCTTTTCAACTCTACTCAGCTCTGCGTTTAGGCAGTAAACATGCTAAACGCATCTACACTCTATGTAGCCAATGGAAGGACAAAGGGCGAACACCAGAGTACATTATTGAGGATTTAAAGCGAATGATTGGGTTAGTCAATGAAAAAGGAGATGAAGAATATAGTCCATTCTCAATGTTTAGAAAGAGAGTACTAGATGAATCAGTCAAGCAAATCAATCAATACACTGACTTGCAGATTGGGTACACCCTCGAAAAGAAAGGCCGTAGCTTCAAGAATATCACATTCACCATTAAGACTCAACCTTTAGCAGTAGTTTTACCTGTAGAGAACGAAGCCATTAGAGTAGGGGCGGCTCCGGTGGGCGTTATCGACCAGCATTATCGAAACGCCCGGCTATTGCTCGAAAAGTGGAACATCAAACGGGCTGATGTGGTCAATCAGATTATGAACTCGGCCGAATTGATCCAAGAAGTCAACAAGTTTGCTTACGAGTTGCAGACAGGAAAGGTTAAAGTGGAAAAGAACGTGGCAGGTTACCTGCTTACCCGGTTGGGACTCAAACAGCCAAAGGGGGTAAAAAATGACTGAATTTCAGTGGGATGAGGGTAGTATCAAGCACATTATTCAGGATTACCCCGACCGGGATAATTCAATTAGTGAGGTCGAAAGTGTCTTCGCTGATCCCTATGCGCTCATTAAATTCTCCCGCCTGGGACCCGACGGTGAAGAGCGATTTCAGGCCATTGGACTATCGAACCGGTTTCGGGTCTGTTCCGTTGTGTATGTGATCAGAAATGGTCAAATTCGCCCCATTAGTTGCTGGCCATCCAAAGCTAAAATTAGAAACGAGTATGCTCAAAACGTCAAACAAAAGCAGCAAGCGAGTGGTGACCGTGATTAAAAACGAGCACACCAAAGAGCAGATGAACGCCCTCGATGATGAATGGCTCAACAACAAGGGGCCAATTATGACCCTGGCCGAAACGTTGGCGTATGCGGCTGAAAAAGCCAAAAACCGGGCTACCGGTGCGTCCTGAATCAGCTCACCCTTTTTTCTTCCCCTTGACGCGCGGTTTCCCCTCTAGTTGATTCGCCTGGTCGGATAAGGCTTTAGCTTGCTCGGCAGCCTGGGCCGCTAGAGCCCGTTTCTCGTCGGCCTGTTCCTGCTCGACAACCCATTTGC includes the following:
- a CDS encoding initiator RepB protein (PFAM: initiator RepB protein~KEGG: abm:p3ABSDF0002 DNA replication protein), encoding METTVQVRQHNAITNARYEYSELQLDIFLYLLSKLRKNQPDGVYEVSVIEMSKLTGKKYDYQKLRSATEGMGSRMFEIPNETDKKGRQVWRQMWMFDRVDYVHGTGVIEVEFTRTIQPYLFDLKATFTSFQLYSALRLGSKHAKRIYTLCSQWKDKGRTPEYIIEDLKRMIGLVNEKGDEEYSPFSMFRKRVLDESVKQINQYTDLQIGYTLEKKGRSFKNITFTIKTQPLAVVLPVENEAIRVGAAPVGVIDQHYRNARLLLEKWNIKRADVVNQIMNSAELIQEVNKFAYELQTGKVKVEKNVAGYLLTRLGLKQPKGVKND
- a CDS encoding protein of unknown function DUF497 (PFAM: protein of unknown function DUF497~KEGG: gur:Gura_0788 hypothetical protein), with the protein product MTEFQWDEGSIKHIIQDYPDRDNSISEVESVFADPYALIKFSRLGPDGEERFQAIGLSNRFRVCSVVYVIRNGQIRPISCWPSKAKIRNEYAQNVKQKQQASGDRD